The Brasilonema sennae CENA114 genome includes a region encoding these proteins:
- the hemF gene encoding oxygen-dependent coproporphyrinogen oxidase produces MITTASTPQATQSKLPPIDAKVRVSQFMRQLQDEICEGLQQIDAVGTFVEDAWERAEGGGGRSRVMRDGAIFEQAGVNFSEVWGSHLPPSILAQRPEASGHKFYATGTSMVLHPRNPYVPTVHLNYRYFEAGPVWWFGGGIDLTPYYPFACDVVHFHSTLKRACDAHSTEYYSVFKPWCDEYFYLKHRQEMRGVGGIFFDYQGGQGQLYRGPHPEGAAAVYSNLVGTLAPRSWSEVFAFVSDCGRAFLPAYVPIVEQRKLMEYGDRERNFQLYRRGRYVEFNLVYDRGTIFGLQTNGRTESILMSLPPLVRWEYGYKPEPNTPEADLYETFLKPQDWASWISAVM; encoded by the coding sequence ATGATAACGACTGCTTCGACTCCTCAAGCAACTCAATCCAAATTACCCCCAATTGATGCAAAGGTTAGAGTTAGCCAGTTCATGCGACAGTTACAAGACGAAATCTGTGAAGGATTGCAACAAATAGATGCAGTAGGCACATTTGTGGAAGATGCATGGGAACGTGCTGAAGGGGGTGGAGGGCGATCGCGCGTCATGCGTGACGGTGCCATATTTGAACAAGCTGGGGTCAACTTTTCCGAAGTTTGGGGTTCTCATCTGCCCCCCTCAATTCTGGCACAACGCCCAGAAGCATCTGGACATAAATTTTACGCCACAGGCACTTCAATGGTGTTGCATCCTCGCAATCCTTACGTGCCAACTGTCCATCTCAATTACCGCTACTTTGAAGCGGGACCGGTTTGGTGGTTTGGCGGCGGTATAGATTTAACACCTTACTATCCTTTTGCCTGTGATGTCGTTCATTTCCATTCCACACTTAAGCGAGCTTGTGACGCTCACTCTACAGAGTATTACTCTGTGTTTAAGCCTTGGTGCGACGAGTATTTTTATCTCAAACACCGCCAGGAAATGCGTGGAGTAGGTGGTATTTTTTTTGACTATCAAGGTGGTCAAGGTCAGCTGTATCGGGGTCCGCATCCAGAAGGTGCAGCTGCTGTCTATAGTAACCTGGTGGGTACTCTAGCGCCGCGTAGTTGGTCTGAAGTATTCGCTTTTGTGAGCGATTGTGGACGAGCATTTTTGCCGGCATACGTGCCGATTGTAGAGCAACGAAAGTTGATGGAGTATGGCGATCGCGAACGGAACTTTCAGTTGTATCGCCGAGGGCGTTACGTTGAATTCAACCTGGTTTATGACCGTGGCACAATCTTCGGTCTTCAAACCAATGGACGCACAGAGTCAATTTTAATGTCGCTACCACCTCTAGTGCGTTGGGAATACGGCTATAAACCTGAACCTAACACGCCGGAAGCTGATTTGTATGAAACTTTCTTAAAGCCTCAAGATTGGGCTAGCTGGATATCTGCGGTCATGTAG
- the devC gene encoding ABC transporter permease DevC, whose protein sequence is MFRKLFRKTPLAWLQISRQKARLLVAIAGISFADFLMFFQLGVRDALFDSQVSPYSTLQGDLFLVNKLSDNLQSVKSFSRDNLYQAAGIDGVASVSSLYIGQATWRNPENQTSRQIFVYGINPNRPAFDLPEVNQHLDQLKLLNRALFDRASALPLIGDVPTLLKKQNPLSVQANDYEIKIVGLFTLGISFSAEANLITSDSTFLRLFSQRQAHEIDVGIVKVESKASVERVQASLQAILPDNLLVLTLDEFTARELAYWNTGSAIGPTFNLGVAIGFLVGAVVVYQILYTDVSDHLSEYATLKAMGYSDAYFIGVIIQEALVLAALGFVPGFLLSNGLYALFKSATLLPIAMKLSRATTVLMLTIVMCIGAGAIAMRKLQQADPADIF, encoded by the coding sequence ATGTTTCGTAAATTATTCCGCAAAACGCCGTTAGCCTGGTTGCAAATCAGTCGCCAAAAGGCGCGTCTGCTAGTCGCCATAGCAGGAATTAGCTTTGCTGATTTTCTGATGTTTTTCCAACTTGGAGTGAGGGATGCACTGTTTGATTCACAAGTTAGTCCTTATAGCACACTTCAAGGGGATTTGTTTTTAGTCAATAAACTGTCTGACAACCTGCAATCGGTCAAAAGTTTCTCAAGAGACAATCTTTATCAGGCAGCAGGCATCGACGGTGTAGCGTCCGTTAGCTCGCTGTATATTGGTCAGGCAACATGGCGAAATCCTGAAAACCAAACCAGTCGCCAAATCTTCGTCTACGGGATTAATCCAAATCGCCCAGCATTCGACTTGCCGGAAGTGAATCAACACTTGGATCAACTTAAGTTACTAAATCGAGCTTTGTTTGACCGAGCCTCCGCACTTCCTCTAATTGGGGATGTTCCTACCTTGCTGAAAAAACAGAATCCGCTTTCGGTTCAGGCAAATGATTATGAAATTAAAATTGTTGGATTATTTACGCTCGGTATCTCTTTTTCTGCTGAGGCCAATCTCATCACCAGTGATTCTACCTTTTTGCGGCTCTTTAGCCAGCGTCAAGCTCATGAAATTGATGTAGGTATCGTTAAAGTAGAATCAAAAGCATCGGTTGAGCGAGTACAAGCTTCTTTGCAAGCAATCCTGCCGGATAATTTGCTGGTGCTAACCCTTGATGAATTCACCGCTCGTGAGCTTGCATATTGGAATACAGGTTCTGCCATCGGTCCTACCTTTAACCTTGGCGTAGCAATTGGGTTCTTGGTCGGAGCGGTAGTTGTCTATCAAATTCTCTACACCGATGTTTCCGATCATTTGTCAGAATATGCAACGTTGAAGGCAATGGGCTATAGTGATGCGTATTTCATCGGAGTTATCATTCAAGAGGCTCTTGTGTTAGCAGCTTTGGGCTTTGTGCCAGGGTTTTTGCTCTCTAATGGACTTTACGCCCTTTTTAAGTCCGCAACGCTTTTACCGATCGCGATGAAACTAAGTCGCGCAACAACGGTGTTGATGTTAACCATCGTCATGTGTATTGGAGCAGGAGCGATCGCCATGCGGAAGTTACAGCAAGCCGATCCAGCGGACATTTTCTGA
- a CDS encoding metallophosphoesterase family protein — MKIAVMSCIHSNYEALDAVLLDIDKHSCEKIYCLGDLVGYGPYPNEVVAQIRSLDIPTVAGCWDEDIVEALNSCECSFPSLLAEKRGKIAHEWTNKEILPENRQFLAQLPDTFREGNIAFVHGSPHSNHEYLLPELDAFVALERVLSTDSDVLFCGHTHVPYVRTLDAGSLQVRTKGENGQEEERHFTAPLKKIVNVGSVGEPRHGRPHATYVIYDTDTQEVTLREVPYDYQKTVRGIIEKGLPAIFAWRLAQGMEFAERADDPSHVCTR, encoded by the coding sequence GTGAAAATAGCGGTCATGTCATGTATTCATAGCAATTATGAAGCCTTGGACGCTGTCTTGCTGGATATTGACAAGCACTCATGCGAAAAAATTTATTGTCTTGGTGATTTGGTAGGATATGGTCCTTATCCTAATGAAGTGGTAGCGCAAATTCGTTCTTTAGATATTCCTACCGTCGCTGGTTGTTGGGATGAGGATATTGTCGAAGCATTGAATTCTTGCGAGTGCAGTTTTCCTTCCCTTTTGGCTGAAAAGCGGGGAAAAATCGCTCACGAGTGGACAAACAAGGAAATTCTTCCAGAGAACCGCCAATTTCTCGCCCAATTACCCGATACTTTCCGTGAAGGAAACATAGCGTTTGTTCACGGTAGTCCCCACAGCAACCACGAGTATTTGTTACCAGAACTCGACGCTTTTGTGGCACTAGAGCGCGTACTTTCGACAGATAGTGATGTGTTATTTTGTGGTCATACTCATGTGCCTTATGTCCGTACTCTGGATGCAGGAAGTTTACAGGTACGTACTAAAGGTGAGAATGGACAAGAAGAGGAAAGGCACTTTACAGCACCGCTGAAAAAGATTGTCAATGTGGGTTCGGTGGGAGAACCTCGACATGGAAGACCTCATGCAACTTATGTTATTTACGACACTGACACTCAAGAAGTCACGCTACGGGAAGTACCCTACGATTATCAGAAAACTGTAAGGGGGATTATTGAAAAGGGTTTACCTGCTATTTTTGCTTGGCGTTTAGCGCAGGGAATGGAGTTTGCAGAACGTGCGGATGATCCAAGCCATGTGTGTACGAGGTAA
- a CDS encoding biotin/lipoyl-binding protein: MKLQALSKRSGQWTLALIIAATAITGTIVFYGISQSRQTSTPEPVAKATPPERKITALGRLEPEKEVIKVSVPATLSNDSVTKLLVQRGDRVKAGQVIAIMDAQNRLQNALLQAQAQVKISQIDLAKVKAGAKSGEIAAQKAEIVRLQEQLKGEIATQQSTIARWQAEVRNANSNYNRYLSLYKQGATAALDRDQKQLARETALSQLNEAKAKQNQSVETIKQQIRQAKDTLNKIAEVRPVDVLSAQAEVDKDKASVNKAKADLAQAYIRAPMAGRILDIYAKPGEVVGVKGIADLGQTDDMQVVTEVYQTDISKIRLGQQAVITSESFPGQVHGTVRLIGLQVIQQEVTSGKAGENLDRRVIQVRIQLNRENSQRVAHLTNLQVQVAIQPTAPSTNSQ; this comes from the coding sequence ATGAAGCTTCAAGCATTATCAAAGCGTTCAGGTCAATGGACGCTTGCCCTGATTATAGCTGCCACTGCCATCACAGGCACAATTGTTTTCTACGGTATTTCCCAATCAAGACAAACTAGCACACCAGAACCAGTCGCAAAAGCTACTCCGCCAGAGAGGAAAATTACTGCTCTAGGACGACTCGAACCAGAAAAGGAAGTTATTAAAGTATCTGTACCTGCTACTTTAAGCAATGACAGCGTTACCAAACTACTGGTGCAACGAGGCGATCGCGTTAAAGCAGGTCAGGTGATTGCGATTATGGATGCACAAAATCGTTTGCAAAATGCCTTGCTTCAAGCGCAAGCACAGGTTAAAATATCACAAATAGATCTGGCTAAGGTGAAAGCTGGTGCAAAATCTGGAGAGATTGCAGCTCAGAAAGCTGAAATTGTTCGCCTTCAGGAGCAGTTAAAAGGCGAAATTGCAACTCAACAATCCACCATTGCTCGTTGGCAAGCTGAGGTTAGAAATGCAAATTCTAACTACAATCGCTATTTGTCGCTTTACAAACAAGGAGCCACCGCTGCTTTAGATCGAGATCAAAAACAGCTTGCAAGAGAAACAGCGCTCTCACAGCTTAACGAAGCTAAAGCTAAGCAAAACCAGAGTGTAGAAACAATAAAGCAGCAGATTAGACAAGCTAAAGACACTTTAAACAAGATTGCTGAGGTGCGTCCGGTTGATGTACTTTCAGCCCAAGCAGAGGTAGATAAGGACAAAGCATCTGTCAACAAGGCTAAAGCTGACTTGGCCCAGGCGTACATTCGCGCACCGATGGCAGGTCGCATTCTCGACATTTACGCCAAACCAGGAGAAGTCGTTGGCGTAAAAGGCATTGCTGATTTGGGACAAACTGACGATATGCAGGTAGTGACAGAAGTCTATCAGACTGACATTAGTAAAATTCGTTTAGGTCAACAAGCCGTTATCACGAGCGAATCATTTCCCGGTCAGGTACATGGAACTGTTCGCTTAATTGGGCTACAAGTGATTCAACAGGAAGTCACTAGCGGTAAAGCTGGAGAAAATCTTGATCGCAGGGTGATTCAAGTGAGGATTCAACTCAATCGAGAAAATAGCCAACGGGTTGCTCATTTAACTAACTTGCAAGTGCAGGTCGCCATTCAACCGACTGCGCCATCGACCAATAGTCAATAG
- a CDS encoding DevA family ABC transporter ATP-binding protein: MKPVISVCHLNHYFGREELRKQVLFDINLDIYSGEIVIMTGPSGSGKTTLLALVGGLRSAQFGSITILGNQMCGASKQHVMQVRRQIGYIFQAHNLLTFLTAKQNVRMSLELHDKYLEQDMDELAADILNAVGLGDRIHYYADNLSGGQKQRVAIARALASHPKIVLADEPTASLDKKSGQDVVKIMQRLAKEQGCTILLVTHDNRILNIADRIIHMEDGRLIKEADEHKVLSG, from the coding sequence ATGAAACCTGTAATTTCAGTTTGCCATCTCAATCACTACTTTGGTCGAGAAGAACTCCGTAAGCAGGTATTATTCGATATCAATCTCGACATTTATTCTGGGGAGATTGTGATTATGACTGGACCATCTGGTTCTGGTAAAACCACCTTACTGGCACTAGTAGGTGGATTGAGGTCTGCTCAGTTCGGCAGTATAACAATTCTGGGAAACCAGATGTGTGGTGCTAGTAAGCAGCATGTAATGCAAGTGCGGCGGCAGATTGGCTACATTTTCCAGGCGCACAACTTGCTGACCTTCCTAACAGCGAAACAAAATGTACGAATGTCTTTGGAACTGCATGATAAGTACCTAGAGCAGGATATGGATGAGCTGGCAGCCGACATTCTCAACGCCGTTGGTTTGGGCGATCGCATCCATTATTATGCAGACAATCTCTCTGGAGGACAAAAACAACGGGTTGCGATCGCTCGTGCCTTAGCTAGTCATCCCAAAATCGTCCTCGCAGATGAACCGACTGCGTCCCTTGATAAAAAATCTGGTCAGGATGTCGTAAAAATAATGCAGCGTTTAGCTAAGGAGCAGGGATGTACCATTTTGCTTGTCACCCACGATAACCGGATTCTTAATATTGCTGACCGCATCATCCACATGGAAGATGGCCGATTGATAAAAGAAGCGGATGAGCACAAGGTATTGTCAGGTTAG
- the hemB gene encoding porphobilinogen synthase, which yields MFPLHRPRRLRSHPQLRRMVSETVLSTSDLIYPLFAVPGKAIANEVKSMPGVYQLSVDKIVEEAKEVYDLGIPAIILFGIPEDKDLEATSAWHDCGIVQKAATAVKQAVPDLIVIADTCLCEYTSHGHCGYLELGDLTGRVLNDPTLELLKKTAVSQAKAGADIIAPSGMMDGFVQAIRMGLDEAGYQDIPILSYAAKYASSYYGPFRDAAESTPQFGDRRTYQMDPGNAREAIKEIQLDAAEGADMLMVKPALAYMDVILRVKQATNLPVAAYNVSGEYSMIKAAALNGWIDEQQVVMETLTGLKRAGADLILTYHAKDAARWIAKLGG from the coding sequence ATGTTTCCACTTCATCGCCCTCGTCGTCTTAGAAGCCATCCGCAACTGCGTCGAATGGTAAGTGAAACTGTTTTATCAACCAGTGATTTAATTTACCCCCTCTTTGCTGTACCTGGTAAGGCAATTGCCAACGAAGTGAAATCTATGCCTGGAGTCTACCAGTTGTCGGTAGACAAAATCGTGGAAGAAGCTAAGGAAGTCTACGACCTCGGTATTCCTGCTATTATCCTGTTTGGCATTCCTGAAGATAAAGATTTAGAAGCAACCAGTGCATGGCACGACTGCGGTATTGTGCAGAAAGCTGCTACTGCAGTGAAGCAGGCAGTACCAGATTTAATTGTCATAGCTGATACATGTCTGTGTGAATACACCAGTCACGGACACTGCGGCTATTTGGAATTGGGTGACTTGACCGGGCGCGTCTTGAATGACCCAACGTTGGAGTTACTCAAGAAAACAGCGGTTTCTCAAGCCAAAGCCGGTGCAGATATCATTGCTCCTTCAGGAATGATGGATGGGTTTGTCCAGGCGATTCGGATGGGGTTGGATGAAGCTGGCTACCAAGATATACCAATTCTGTCGTATGCTGCTAAGTATGCTTCGTCTTACTATGGTCCTTTTCGTGATGCTGCTGAATCGACACCGCAGTTTGGCGATCGCCGCACTTACCAAATGGACCCAGGTAATGCCCGTGAAGCCATTAAAGAAATTCAACTTGATGCTGCTGAAGGAGCAGATATGTTAATGGTCAAGCCAGCCCTGGCTTATATGGATGTTATCTTGCGTGTCAAACAAGCAACCAACCTACCAGTTGCTGCCTACAACGTCTCTGGCGAATATTCCATGATTAAAGCTGCGGCACTTAATGGTTGGATTGACGAACAGCAAGTGGTGATGGAAACATTGACTGGTTTGAAACGGGCTGGCGCTGACTTGATTCTCACGTATCATGCCAAAGATGCTGCCCGTTGGATAGCTAAGCTTGGCGGTTGA
- a CDS encoding TOBE domain-containing protein: MQVSARNALKGTVKEVVEGSVNTEVTLEVAPGVEVVAIITKGSAQKLQLEEGKEAYAIIKSSDVMVAVD; this comes from the coding sequence ATGCAAGTCAGTGCTCGTAACGCGCTCAAAGGGACTGTCAAAGAAGTTGTGGAAGGTTCTGTTAACACTGAGGTAACGCTAGAGGTAGCGCCAGGAGTTGAAGTAGTAGCAATTATTACCAAGGGTTCAGCCCAGAAGCTTCAACTGGAAGAAGGAAAAGAAGCATACGCGATCATCAAATCATCAGACGTTATGGTTGCTGTTGACTAG
- the hemB gene encoding porphobilinogen synthase: protein MSSENPSSNHTAPTATTLIHRPRRLRRTATLRRMVQETTLTVDDLIYPMFVMEGEEQKMEISSMPGCYRYTLDLLLEEIAEVWRLGVGGVALFPVIPEVKKDDVGSESYNPEGLVQRTVKAIKEAVPGILVITDIALDPFTTHGHDGIVDENGVILNDPTVEVLVKMALSQAAAGSDMVAPSDMMDGRVGAIRKALDSEGYIDVRILAYSAKYASAYYGPFRDALDSAPKFGDKKTYQMDGANAREAIKEVALDIAEGADIVMVKPALAYLDIIRQVKDYTQLPVAAYNVSGEYAMIKAAAQMGWIDEKRVILETLTSMKRAGADLILTYFAKEVALILVNRRAFLF, encoded by the coding sequence ATGTCATCAGAAAATCCTTCTTCTAATCACACAGCACCTACAGCTACAACCCTGATTCATCGCCCCCGTCGCCTACGTCGCACTGCAACTTTACGTCGCATGGTGCAAGAAACAACGCTGACTGTCGATGACCTCATTTATCCCATGTTTGTCATGGAAGGTGAGGAACAGAAAATGGAAATTAGCTCCATGCCTGGGTGTTATCGATATACTTTAGATTTACTATTAGAAGAAATAGCAGAGGTGTGGCGACTAGGGGTAGGAGGTGTTGCACTCTTCCCTGTCATACCAGAAGTAAAAAAAGATGACGTGGGTAGTGAAAGCTACAACCCTGAAGGATTGGTACAGCGAACTGTCAAGGCAATTAAAGAAGCTGTGCCAGGTATCCTAGTAATTACCGATATTGCTCTTGACCCTTTTACGACTCATGGTCACGATGGTATCGTAGATGAAAACGGGGTTATTCTCAATGACCCCACAGTCGAAGTCTTGGTGAAAATGGCACTTTCACAAGCAGCTGCAGGTTCAGATATGGTCGCACCTTCTGACATGATGGATGGTAGGGTAGGGGCTATTCGTAAAGCGCTGGATTCGGAAGGATACATAGATGTGCGGATTTTGGCATACTCTGCAAAATACGCCTCTGCATATTATGGTCCATTTCGGGATGCGTTGGATTCTGCACCAAAATTTGGGGATAAGAAGACTTATCAGATGGACGGTGCAAATGCTAGAGAAGCTATCAAAGAAGTAGCGCTAGATATTGCCGAAGGTGCAGACATCGTGATGGTCAAGCCTGCTTTAGCATATTTAGATATTATCCGCCAAGTCAAAGATTACACGCAATTACCTGTAGCCGCTTATAACGTTAGTGGTGAGTATGCCATGATTAAAGCTGCTGCTCAAATGGGCTGGATTGATGAGAAAAGAGTCATTTTAGAGACTTTGACTAGTATGAAACGGGCGGGTGCTGATTTGATTTTGACTTACTTTGCCAAAGAAGTTGCGTTGATATTGGTTAACAGGAGAGCGTTTTTGTTTTAG
- the modB gene encoding molybdate ABC transporter permease subunit — protein MPFDLSPLWISLKTSLLATFITFFLGIAAAYWMLGYRGKGKALIEGIFVAPLILPPTVVGFLLLLLFGKNGPVGKLMEPLGFSIVFTWYGAAIAATIVAFPLMYKTALGAFEQIDSNLLRVARTLGAKESTIFWRISLPLAVPGILAATTLAFARALGEFGATLMLAGNIPGQTQTIPMAIYFAVEGGAINEAWFWALAIMGISLSGIIAVNYWQETRGKRRGQINSKSLSPSLPHSLTLSSPSFSSGLFVDIEKQLSGFSLKVCFSGDKQPLGLLGGSGAGKSMILRCIAGIETPSSGRIVLNGRVLFDSQRGINLPPRDRRIGFLVQNYALFPHMTVGQNIVFGLPKGLSATAIRQLVETQLIAVQLEGYSQRYPHQLSGGQQQRVALARALASQPEALLLDEPFSALDTHLRSQLEQQMVGTLANYEGVSLFVTHNMEEAYRICPHLLVLEKGKAVHYGTKHDIFEHPATVGVAQLTGCKNFSSAVPITSGQVQANDWGCTLNVIEPIPDALSNVGIRAHQIMFTDEPNQENTFPCWLVRTSETPHRMTLFLKLHHPSTNNNDYHVQAEVFKEKWATLKDQPMPWYVRLDPLRLILMQ, from the coding sequence ATGCCCTTTGACCTTTCTCCGTTGTGGATATCCCTAAAAACTTCTTTACTTGCGACATTTATTACCTTCTTTCTTGGGATTGCTGCTGCTTACTGGATGCTGGGATATCGAGGGAAAGGCAAAGCTTTGATTGAGGGTATCTTTGTTGCTCCTTTGATTTTACCTCCTACGGTTGTTGGCTTTTTGTTACTGCTGCTATTTGGTAAAAATGGTCCAGTGGGCAAACTTATGGAGCCTTTGGGCTTTAGTATTGTTTTTACTTGGTATGGTGCGGCGATCGCCGCCACCATAGTCGCCTTCCCATTAATGTATAAAACCGCCTTGGGAGCTTTTGAGCAAATCGACAGCAATCTTCTGCGAGTTGCAAGAACCCTGGGCGCAAAGGAATCTACAATATTTTGGCGAATAAGTTTACCTCTAGCAGTACCAGGGATTTTAGCCGCGACAACCTTGGCTTTTGCTCGGGCTTTGGGTGAATTTGGTGCAACTTTGATGTTAGCAGGGAATATCCCAGGGCAAACTCAGACAATCCCAATGGCAATTTATTTTGCTGTGGAAGGGGGCGCAATAAACGAAGCTTGGTTTTGGGCTTTAGCTATCATGGGTATTTCTCTGTCTGGGATTATAGCTGTTAACTATTGGCAGGAAACTCGGGGAAAGAGGAGAGGACAAATCAATTCAAAATCACTATCTCCCTCACTCCCTCACTCCCTCACTCTCTCATCCCCCTCCTTTTCTTCTGGGCTATTTGTTGATATCGAAAAACAGCTTTCTGGTTTCAGCTTGAAAGTCTGTTTCAGTGGAGATAAGCAACCCTTGGGATTATTGGGAGGATCTGGGGCTGGTAAGAGCATGATTTTGCGTTGCATCGCTGGGATAGAAACACCAAGTTCTGGTCGAATTGTGCTTAATGGGCGGGTGTTGTTTGACTCGCAACGGGGAATAAATTTGCCACCGCGTGATCGCCGTATTGGTTTTTTAGTCCAAAATTACGCTCTCTTCCCACACATGACTGTAGGACAGAATATTGTCTTTGGCTTACCCAAAGGACTTTCTGCCACAGCTATTCGACAACTTGTTGAAACTCAACTCATCGCAGTGCAGTTGGAAGGATATTCACAGCGTTACCCGCATCAACTTTCGGGAGGACAGCAGCAAAGAGTCGCATTAGCAAGAGCTTTAGCAAGTCAACCAGAAGCACTATTATTAGATGAGCCATTTTCTGCATTAGATACGCACCTGCGTAGCCAACTGGAACAGCAAATGGTAGGAACATTAGCGAATTATGAGGGCGTGAGTTTATTTGTCACCCACAACATGGAAGAAGCATATCGGATTTGTCCTCATTTGCTAGTTCTAGAGAAAGGAAAAGCAGTTCATTACGGGACTAAACACGATATTTTTGAACACCCCGCTACTGTTGGTGTTGCCCAATTAACAGGATGTAAAAACTTTTCAAGTGCTGTTCCCATCACATCAGGACAAGTGCAAGCAAATGATTGGGGTTGTACCCTGAATGTCATTGAACCTATCCCAGATGCTTTGTCCAATGTTGGAATTCGTGCTCATCAAATCATGTTTACAGACGAACCGAATCAGGAAAATACCTTTCCTTGCTGGCTGGTAAGAACGAGTGAAACTCCACACCGAATGACGCTGTTTCTCAAACTCCATCACCCATCTACCAACAACAATGATTACCACGTGCAAGCGGAGGTGTTTAAGGAGAAATGGGCAACTCTCAAAGACCAACCAATGCCTTGGTATGTTCGTTTAGACCCTTTAAGGCTGATTTTGATGCAATGA
- a CDS encoding metallophosphatase yields MTKWAILSGIEGNLAAYEAVMADIKRQSRFVQALYILGDLVGSTKESEELVERVRNPRVGELEPLVCKGWWEEQCLILHGVGATGEPTELMARYGGETVKLLWDSVSRQTVQWLRNLDFGFFELDCLLIHGTTVSVSEELTLLTPPIQMLDRLSRMQANNLFCGRSGLTFQYQLEAGSITTQVTTLDSQTSPTTINVSSRQVVGVGNVGRTPGEATYTLYSPNTNQVEFRTVRYGEKKGFGVNKKGYKGVGV; encoded by the coding sequence ATGACTAAATGGGCAATTTTAAGTGGAATTGAAGGAAATTTGGCGGCTTATGAAGCGGTGATGGCAGATATTAAGCGTCAGAGTCGTTTTGTGCAGGCATTATATATTCTCGGTGATTTGGTGGGATCAACGAAAGAATCTGAAGAACTGGTGGAAAGAGTGCGTAATCCCCGAGTTGGTGAATTGGAACCGCTTGTGTGTAAGGGATGGTGGGAAGAACAGTGTTTGATTTTGCATGGTGTTGGTGCGACTGGGGAACCGACGGAGTTAATGGCGAGGTATGGGGGAGAAACGGTTAAATTACTGTGGGATAGTGTGTCCCGTCAGACAGTACAATGGTTACGAAACCTTGATTTTGGTTTTTTTGAGTTGGATTGTTTGTTAATTCATGGTACGACAGTATCTGTTAGTGAAGAACTGACACTTTTAACTCCACCCATTCAAATGTTGGATAGGTTGTCGCGGATGCAAGCGAATAACCTATTTTGTGGTCGTTCTGGTTTGACTTTTCAATATCAACTAGAAGCAGGTTCTATCACCACACAAGTTACAACCCTCGATAGTCAAACTTCTCCCACAACTATCAACGTTTCGTCGCGTCAAGTGGTTGGGGTGGGGAATGTGGGACGCACTCCTGGGGAAGCAACCTATACCCTCTATAGCCCAAACACAAACCAAGTCGAATTCCGGACTGTCCGCTACGGGGAAAAAAAGGGTTTTGGAGTCAATAAGAAGGGGTATAAGGGTGTAGGGGTATAA